In the Leptolyngbya sp. SIO1E4 genome, one interval contains:
- a CDS encoding ABC transporter permease: protein MTRYIVKRILSGIFTIWVTTVAVTLLIHLVPGDPVQIMFAQSQSTTPEQIEQIRSQLGLDRPLYEQYFLYMSRVLQGDFGTTIRGNQPVLELLLVRLPNTLMLALSSLIITMIVGVTAGFFAAYKRGTWMDTTLMTGAIIGISIPSFWLGLMLMYVFSLRLGWLPVSGTDFKNLILPALTLGLANAASVSRLTRSSMLDVLAQDYMRTARAKGLAETLVLSRHALRNGLINVVNMLGLQFTYMMGGAIVVENVFAWNGIGRLAIQSIFQRDYPTIQGFILIFATVVVAVSIILDLLYAWIDPRITYH, encoded by the coding sequence ATGACCCGGTATATTGTTAAGCGCATTCTCAGCGGCATCTTCACTATTTGGGTGACGACCGTGGCGGTAACGCTACTCATCCATCTCGTGCCTGGGGATCCGGTGCAAATCATGTTTGCTCAGTCTCAGTCCACCACGCCGGAGCAAATTGAGCAGATTCGATCGCAGCTTGGCCTCGATCGCCCCCTCTACGAGCAGTACTTTTTGTATATGAGCCGCGTTTTACAAGGAGACTTTGGCACCACTATTCGGGGAAATCAGCCGGTACTAGAGCTATTGCTGGTGCGCCTGCCCAATACCCTGATGCTGGCCCTCAGCAGCCTCATAATCACCATGATTGTAGGCGTTACGGCAGGGTTTTTTGCCGCCTACAAACGGGGCACCTGGATGGATACCACCCTGATGACCGGGGCGATTATTGGCATCTCGATTCCTAGCTTTTGGCTGGGGCTGATGTTGATGTATGTGTTTTCCCTGCGGTTGGGATGGTTACCAGTATCGGGGACGGACTTCAAGAACCTGATCTTACCGGCGCTGACGTTAGGGCTAGCAAATGCTGCCTCCGTATCGCGGCTGACGCGATCGTCCATGCTGGATGTGCTTGCTCAGGACTACATGCGAACGGCGCGGGCTAAAGGCTTGGCCGAAACCCTAGTGCTGTCGCGCCACGCACTGCGCAACGGTCTGATCAATGTGGTGAATATGTTGGGGCTGCAGTTCACTTACATGATGGGCGGCGCGATCGTAGTAGAAAACGTGTTTGCCTGGAACGGGATTGGGCGACTGGCAATTCAATCCATCTTCCAGCGAGATTACCCAACGATTCAGGGATTTATTCTGATTTTTGCCACGGTGGTGGTTGCAGTCTCAATCATCTTAGATCTGCTCTACGCCTGGATTGATCCTCGCATCACCTATCACTGA
- a CDS encoding ABC transporter ATP-binding protein encodes MPLLDVKTLQTRFSTDGGVVHAVNDVSFQVNEQETVGIVGESGSGKSMTMLSVMRLVPDPPGKITGGQVWFEGQDLLQLGLPQMRQIRGNRIAMIFQDPMTSLNPVLTVERQLTEAIRMHLNFGKGEARDRAIELLENVGIPAARDRIRNYPHQFSGGMRQRVMIAMGLACNPKLLIADEPTTALDVTIQAQIVALIKRLKAELGMAVIWITHDLSLLASLADRILVMYAGQIVESAPLHQLYANPRHPYTLGLLQSIPRLDEAQKTALKPVQGMPPDLTNYPQGCPFAPRCPFAEDRCHQEDPILESVGDNHTVACWVKPNGAQALAQTSAIAH; translated from the coding sequence ATGCCTCTGCTCGACGTTAAAACCCTGCAAACGCGCTTTTCCACGGATGGTGGTGTTGTCCATGCGGTCAACGACGTATCGTTTCAAGTCAACGAGCAAGAAACTGTCGGGATTGTCGGCGAGTCGGGTTCAGGCAAGAGCATGACCATGTTGTCGGTGATGCGGCTCGTGCCTGACCCTCCTGGAAAAATTACCGGCGGCCAGGTTTGGTTTGAAGGGCAGGATTTGCTGCAGCTCGGTCTGCCCCAGATGCGGCAGATTCGGGGCAATCGTATCGCCATGATTTTCCAAGATCCCATGACGTCACTGAATCCTGTGCTGACGGTGGAGAGACAGCTGACCGAGGCGATTCGCATGCACTTGAATTTTGGCAAGGGTGAGGCTCGCGATCGCGCCATTGAACTACTAGAAAATGTCGGTATCCCCGCTGCCCGCGATCGCATCCGTAACTATCCGCACCAGTTTTCAGGAGGGATGCGACAGCGGGTGATGATTGCCATGGGGCTAGCCTGCAACCCCAAACTCCTAATTGCCGATGAACCCACCACCGCCCTAGACGTGACGATTCAGGCGCAGATTGTTGCGCTCATAAAGCGACTCAAAGCAGAACTCGGGATGGCCGTCATTTGGATCACCCACGACCTCTCCCTGCTGGCTAGCCTCGCTGACCGCATCTTAGTGATGTATGCCGGGCAAATTGTAGAGTCCGCGCCGCTCCATCAACTCTATGCCAACCCCCGCCATCCTTATACTCTAGGGCTGTTGCAGAGCATCCCTCGCCTGGATGAAGCTCAAAAAACTGCCCTGAAACCAGTACAGGGCATGCCCCCAGACCTGACAAACTATCCCCAAGGTTGCCCCTTCGCCCCCCGCTGCCCCTTTGCTGAAGACCGCTGTCATCAAGAAGATCCCATTCTAGAATCCGTTGGCGATAACCATACTGTTGCCTGCTGGGTCAAACCCAATGGTGCCCAAGCCTTAGCCCAGACCTCGGCGATCGCCCATTAA
- a CDS encoding ABC transporter permease has protein sequence MTPQVSTVSEQSGLATKIADLGQFFKRLLKSPSAKIGGAICLMLVVTAIFAPMIAPYDPTELGVGQALQPPTWQNWFGTDEFGRDLFSRIVYGSRLTLYVGLIAVGISMTVGVLVGLVAGYVGGWLETVLMRMVDVLFSFTETLIALAAVAVLGPSLTNAMIAVGISSIPFYARITYGAVLVEKNKEYFKAAQAIGAKHLRLIFRHILPNILSPIIVVATVGVSVAVLSASALSFLGLGAQPPSPEWGAMLAAGRDYFKRAPWITTFPGVAIALTVLGFNLLGDALREALDPQQRT, from the coding sequence ATGACTCCACAGGTTTCTACGGTTTCTGAACAGAGCGGTTTGGCTACCAAAATCGCTGACTTGGGTCAGTTTTTCAAACGGCTGTTAAAGAGCCCCAGCGCCAAGATTGGCGGAGCGATTTGTTTGATGCTGGTGGTGACGGCCATTTTTGCGCCCATGATCGCCCCTTACGACCCCACTGAGTTAGGGGTGGGTCAGGCGCTGCAGCCCCCAACCTGGCAGAACTGGTTTGGCACCGATGAATTTGGCCGAGATTTGTTCAGTCGCATCGTTTACGGTTCTCGATTGACGCTCTATGTGGGCCTGATTGCCGTGGGTATCTCCATGACGGTGGGGGTGTTGGTGGGGCTAGTGGCTGGGTATGTTGGCGGCTGGCTAGAAACTGTGCTGATGCGGATGGTAGATGTGCTGTTTTCCTTTACGGAAACGCTGATTGCCCTCGCCGCTGTTGCCGTGTTAGGGCCAAGCCTGACTAACGCCATGATTGCCGTTGGCATTAGCTCCATCCCGTTTTATGCTCGCATCACCTATGGGGCTGTCCTGGTTGAGAAAAATAAGGAATATTTCAAGGCTGCCCAGGCGATCGGGGCAAAACATTTGCGACTGATTTTTCGCCATATTTTGCCCAATATTCTTTCTCCCATCATTGTGGTGGCTACCGTGGGGGTGTCTGTGGCGGTATTGTCGGCGTCAGCCCTATCGTTTTTAGGGTTGGGGGCTCAACCGCCCTCCCCAGAATGGGGTGCCATGTTGGCGGCAGGACGCGATTACTTTAAGCGGGCCCCCTGGATCACCACCTTTCCAGGGGTTGCGATCGCCCTCACTGTCCTGGGCTTCAACCTTTTAGGAGATGCCCTGCGCGAAGCCTTAGATCCCCAACAACGGACGTGA
- the cadA gene encoding cadmium-translocating P-type ATPase has product MVEPHTHHGCCGAEESLPPSPVSLASAGCCGHDHEHGHDHDHEAFDLRRELIPIVIATVLLLVGLIFHDPLHNTPFAIAEYLVLMPAYLISGGHVLTTAGRNILRGRIFDENFLMTIATLGAIAIHELPEAVGVMLFFQVGEMFQGYSVGRSRRSIQALLEVRPDRANLKVNGAIASVSPESVAIGDMILVRPGEKIPLDGEVLDGKSQVDTSALTGESVPQTVAVGESVLAGMINQSGTLTVRVTKLFSESSIAKILELVENASSKKARTEKFMTRFARYYTPVVVVLSLAVAILPPLLISGASQAVWTYRALVLLVISCPCGLVISIPLGYFGGVGGAAKRGILVKGSMFLDALTQVQTVVFDKTGTLTQGNFCVTDVISHNGLSSQQLLELATQAESQSNHPVAQSIRQAYGQAVNDAGVRDYEEISGHGIRARVNGRTVLVGNDRLLHREAIPHDVCAVDGTVAHLAVDGEYTGCIVIADELKEDATEAISTLRQQGIATAMLTGDSQSVADRIAQQLGVDHYRANLLPEDKVAALEEFLSQARQTKGKVAFVGDGINDAPVIARADVGMAMGGLGSDAAIETADVVIMTDAPSKVAEAIQIAHRTLRIVWQNIVLALAVKGIFIALGAIGIATLWEAVFADVGVALLAILNAGRILKNSE; this is encoded by the coding sequence ATGGTAGAACCCCACACTCACCACGGCTGCTGTGGGGCGGAAGAATCGCTTCCGCCTAGCCCGGTCTCTTTGGCTTCAGCAGGTTGCTGTGGCCACGATCATGAGCACGGCCATGACCATGATCATGAAGCGTTTGATCTGCGCCGGGAACTGATCCCAATTGTGATCGCGACCGTTCTTTTGTTAGTCGGGCTGATTTTTCATGATCCGCTACACAATACCCCCTTTGCCATTGCCGAATATCTGGTTCTGATGCCGGCTTACCTGATTAGCGGGGGACATGTTTTGACCACTGCTGGGCGCAATATTCTGCGGGGACGCATCTTTGACGAAAACTTTTTGATGACGATCGCAACCTTAGGGGCAATTGCTATTCATGAGCTGCCAGAAGCGGTCGGCGTGATGCTGTTCTTTCAGGTTGGGGAAATGTTCCAGGGGTATTCGGTGGGGCGATCGCGGCGATCGATTCAAGCCTTGCTAGAAGTGCGACCTGACCGCGCTAATCTCAAGGTGAATGGCGCGATTGCATCTGTCTCCCCTGAATCTGTCGCGATCGGAGACATGATTTTGGTTCGCCCGGGTGAAAAAATCCCGCTAGATGGCGAAGTGTTAGACGGTAAGTCTCAGGTGGATACTTCCGCGCTCACGGGAGAGTCTGTTCCTCAAACGGTAGCGGTCGGCGAGTCTGTCTTGGCGGGCATGATTAACCAGTCTGGAACCCTTACGGTGCGGGTCACCAAGCTCTTTAGCGAGTCGTCTATCGCTAAAATTCTGGAGCTGGTGGAAAACGCGAGCAGTAAAAAGGCCAGGACTGAAAAATTCATGACCCGCTTTGCTCGCTATTACACCCCTGTGGTGGTGGTTCTCTCGCTAGCGGTGGCCATCCTTCCACCCCTATTGATCAGCGGGGCGTCTCAAGCGGTCTGGACCTATCGTGCTCTGGTGTTGTTGGTGATTTCTTGCCCCTGTGGCTTGGTCATTAGCATTCCCCTGGGCTATTTTGGCGGCGTGGGTGGGGCTGCCAAGCGCGGCATTTTAGTCAAAGGCTCTATGTTTTTAGATGCCTTGACCCAGGTGCAAACCGTTGTGTTCGACAAGACCGGCACCCTGACCCAGGGCAACTTTTGTGTCACAGACGTGATTTCCCACAACGGGCTCAGCTCACAACAGTTGCTAGAACTTGCGACCCAGGCCGAATCACAGTCTAACCATCCGGTGGCCCAGTCGATTCGGCAGGCCTACGGACAGGCTGTAAATGATGCTGGGGTGCGAGACTATGAAGAAATCTCCGGCCACGGCATTCGTGCCCGTGTGAATGGACGCACTGTATTGGTCGGCAATGACCGCCTCCTCCACCGGGAAGCCATTCCCCATGATGTCTGTGCGGTAGATGGAACGGTTGCTCATTTAGCCGTCGATGGTGAATATACTGGGTGCATTGTTATTGCCGACGAACTCAAAGAGGATGCGACCGAGGCAATTAGCACCCTCCGTCAGCAGGGCATTGCAACTGCCATGCTGACAGGAGATAGCCAGTCTGTGGCTGATCGTATTGCCCAACAATTAGGCGTCGACCACTACCGCGCTAATCTTTTACCCGAAGATAAAGTCGCGGCCCTAGAAGAATTTTTATCTCAGGCAAGGCAGACTAAGGGCAAAGTTGCCTTTGTGGGGGATGGTATTAACGATGCCCCTGTCATTGCCCGGGCAGATGTGGGGATGGCCATGGGAGGCTTAGGGTCGGATGCTGCCATTGAAACCGCTGATGTGGTGATTATGACCGATGCGCCCTCCAAGGTTGCTGAGGCCATTCAAATCGCTCACCGAACGCTACGTATCGTTTGGCAGAACATCGTTTTGGCACTCGCGGTAAAAGGCATATTTATTGCCCTCGGAGCCATAGGGATTGCCACGCTGTGGGAGGCTGTCTTTGCCGATGTGGGGGTGGCGCTACTGGCCATTCTGAATGCGGGCCGCATCCTCAAAAATAGTGAATGA
- a CDS encoding helix-turn-helix transcriptional regulator, translated as MADVSPLNRQPAPSADAPSCEESLVHLDNVRQVQPEVLGTEKAQRMAEFFGALSDPHRLKLLSALARQELCVCDLAAAVKMGESAVSHQLRVLRSQRLVKYRRQGRNVYYSLADDHIMILYREVAEHLDEP; from the coding sequence ATGGCTGATGTGAGCCCCTTAAACCGGCAACCCGCCCCCTCTGCCGATGCCCCGAGCTGTGAAGAGTCGCTAGTGCACCTGGACAATGTGCGACAGGTGCAGCCTGAGGTTCTAGGAACTGAAAAAGCTCAGCGGATGGCAGAGTTTTTTGGCGCGCTGTCTGACCCTCACCGGCTCAAGCTGCTGTCGGCCCTCGCTCGTCAGGAACTGTGTGTCTGTGACTTAGCAGCAGCTGTGAAAATGGGCGAATCAGCGGTGTCTCATCAACTGCGGGTGTTGCGATCGCAACGCCTGGTTAAATATCGTCGCCAGGGCCGTAACGTTTACTACAGCCTGGCCGATGATCACATTATGATCCTTTACCGAGAAGTCGCAGAGCATCTCGACGAGCCTTAA
- a CDS encoding glycosyltransferase family 2 protein yields the protein MADFSVVICTYNGVRKLPRLLESLKLQQNTAGICWEVLVIDNNSSEDILSVVRHYQQDWMADVPLRYSFEPQQGLAYARRCAVRQVMAPLIGFLDDDNLPHATWVTEVWRFSHQHPRAGAFGSEVQPLYDVPPPVGFQRIASLLAIVDRGDQPFIYTQRRRVLPAGAGMVIRREAWLAHVPVRPRLSGVANQSLRGKGEDVETLSYIRDAGWEIWHNPAMKVKHHIPAERIQRGYLLELCRSVGLNRFLLRMVRYRPWQRPLVLPLYMLNDLRRLVLYAARNYRSLPEDVVCACEFALLSSSFMSPLYHGLGQLAAVRTATTITRLPQKQPSSH from the coding sequence GTGGCTGATTTTTCCGTTGTTATTTGTACTTACAATGGTGTGCGTAAATTGCCACGGCTGCTGGAAAGCTTAAAGCTTCAGCAAAACACCGCAGGCATTTGCTGGGAAGTGTTGGTTATCGACAATAACAGCAGTGAAGACATCCTCTCCGTGGTGCGCCACTACCAACAAGACTGGATGGCAGATGTCCCTTTGCGCTACTCCTTTGAACCTCAGCAAGGGCTCGCCTATGCGCGCCGATGCGCTGTCCGCCAGGTCATGGCTCCGCTGATCGGGTTTCTGGATGATGACAATTTGCCGCATGCAACCTGGGTGACTGAAGTATGGCGATTTAGCCACCAGCATCCTCGAGCAGGGGCCTTTGGCAGCGAAGTGCAGCCCCTTTACGATGTCCCGCCTCCGGTAGGATTCCAGCGCATTGCGTCTCTGTTAGCCATTGTCGATCGCGGGGATCAGCCCTTTATCTACACGCAACGGCGGCGGGTACTCCCTGCGGGTGCTGGCATGGTGATTCGTCGTGAGGCTTGGCTGGCCCATGTGCCGGTTCGTCCTCGCTTGTCTGGGGTCGCCAACCAGTCTTTGCGGGGCAAAGGGGAAGATGTGGAAACACTTTCCTACATTCGAGATGCTGGCTGGGAGATCTGGCACAATCCAGCGATGAAGGTCAAGCATCATATTCCTGCTGAGCGCATCCAGCGGGGATATTTACTAGAGCTGTGTCGGTCAGTAGGGCTTAATCGGTTTTTATTACGCATGGTGCGCTATCGCCCCTGGCAGCGACCGCTTGTGTTACCCCTGTACATGCTCAACGACCTGCGCCGCTTAGTCCTATATGCTGCTCGCAACTATCGCTCATTGCCAGAGGATGTAGTGTGCGCCTGTGAATTTGCTTTGCTAAGCAGCAGCTTCATGAGCCCCCTGTACCATGGGCTGGGGCAATTGGCAGCTGTGCGCACGGCAACGACCATCACTCGCTTGCCCCAAAAACAGCCCTCTAGCCACTAG
- a CDS encoding ABC transporter substrate-binding protein, translating into MTSRNQLKRVSRSLAGLAVLAWVVAGCGGSETATTDPAADTGTETGTLQAGGSVVWARYGDADSLDPHRTTTTLSWQVFDQIYDTLLAFDDTGEVVPNLAKEWTVSEDGLTATFVLNDGITCHDGTPFDANDVKYTAERAIDETNPSVTKGAWGPISSVDVVDPQTVTFSFTEPFGAFIAFMADPFSSQICDSAEALGDDFGVSAAVGTGPWKLVSWTKGDEIVLEKNPDYQNFGRPIENAGAPYLDQLIVKQIPEPQTRLAGLQTSELHIIAEPPLEELEAIRGDDSLELYVAEKTGQNVFFEFTISRPPFDDIRARQAVAYAIDPDTAIDIVFGDVVQRETCTVARGVLGNDQEFCAEYGYEHNPEKAQELLAELGYGPDNPLTVTMMTWVGGNREKMVQVFQNQLSQVGIETEIETMDIGTMNARVKQENETDSGQSTFDMMGWAWYDPDILHQLWHSPGAYSGYQTPELDALLTATRSTVDAEARLAAVQEAQKYLLENAVHVPLYTPGWLWIYTTRSEVEGFKIGPFNRPLFNDIKLRS; encoded by the coding sequence ATGACGTCACGAAATCAACTAAAGCGAGTGAGTAGATCCTTAGCTGGCTTAGCTGTATTGGCATGGGTGGTGGCTGGTTGCGGCGGTAGTGAAACAGCCACCACTGATCCGGCTGCCGATACGGGGACAGAAACCGGTACGCTGCAAGCCGGGGGGAGCGTTGTGTGGGCCCGCTATGGGGATGCTGATTCCCTCGATCCCCATCGCACAACTACTACGCTCTCCTGGCAAGTTTTCGATCAGATCTATGACACGCTATTGGCTTTCGATGACACTGGCGAGGTAGTCCCTAATCTCGCTAAAGAGTGGACCGTCAGCGAAGATGGGCTCACAGCCACTTTTGTCCTGAATGACGGCATTACCTGCCATGATGGCACCCCCTTCGATGCCAACGATGTTAAATACACGGCTGAACGGGCAATTGATGAGACGAATCCCAGTGTGACGAAGGGTGCCTGGGGGCCTATTAGTTCAGTGGATGTGGTTGATCCGCAAACGGTCACGTTTTCATTTACAGAGCCTTTTGGTGCCTTCATCGCTTTTATGGCAGATCCCTTCTCTAGCCAGATATGTGATAGCGCCGAAGCCTTGGGAGATGACTTTGGCGTCAGTGCTGCCGTCGGTACTGGTCCATGGAAATTGGTGAGTTGGACCAAGGGTGACGAAATTGTTCTGGAGAAAAACCCGGATTATCAAAACTTCGGGCGACCCATTGAAAACGCCGGCGCTCCGTATCTTGATCAGCTCATTGTCAAGCAGATTCCAGAACCGCAAACCCGGCTGGCAGGGTTGCAGACGAGTGAACTGCATATCATCGCAGAACCCCCTTTAGAAGAACTTGAAGCCATTCGAGGCGATGATTCTTTGGAGCTATACGTTGCTGAGAAGACCGGCCAAAATGTTTTCTTCGAGTTCACTATATCGCGCCCGCCGTTCGATGATATTCGGGCACGGCAGGCAGTTGCCTATGCGATCGATCCAGATACGGCCATTGATATTGTTTTTGGAGATGTGGTGCAGCGGGAAACCTGTACCGTGGCCCGCGGTGTCCTCGGGAATGACCAAGAATTTTGTGCCGAATATGGCTATGAGCACAATCCAGAAAAAGCCCAAGAATTACTGGCAGAACTCGGATATGGGCCAGATAATCCGCTAACGGTGACAATGATGACCTGGGTAGGTGGCAACCGAGAAAAGATGGTGCAGGTTTTCCAAAACCAGCTGTCGCAGGTGGGGATTGAAACCGAAATCGAGACGATGGACATCGGCACCATGAATGCCCGTGTCAAGCAAGAGAACGAGACCGATAGTGGTCAAAGCACCTTCGATATGATGGGCTGGGCCTGGTATGACCCCGATATTCTGCATCAACTGTGGCATTCTCCAGGGGCCTATAGCGGCTATCAAACGCCAGAACTCGATGCTTTGCTGACTGCAACCCGATCAACCGTCGACGCAGAAGCGCGGCTAGCAGCTGTTCAAGAAGCTCAGAAATACCTGTTGGAAAACGCCGTCCATGTGCCCCTCTACACCCCTGGCTGGCTATGGATTTACACAACCCGTTCTGAGGTAGAAGGGTTTAAGATTGGGCCGTTTAACCGACCCCTATTTAACGACATTAAGCTGCGTTCTTAG